Proteins encoded by one window of Streptomyces sp. NBC_01477:
- a CDS encoding FAD-dependent monooxygenase has translation MSVQRVPVLVVGGAYTGLTTALSLAARGVPPLLVERRPAPSTLPKAWGLNTRSQELLNTLPGVARRIRAAIADAQWPRMSHGLSLADPERRYLDPPTEPDPQELSSVPPLAWVSQAQVEAILRAGAEEAGADVRSGTEMVALTQDEEKVTATLREAATGREYLVEADYLVAADGNTSPTRDMLGIAVEGSGVIGHMYILTFRADLTRYVKPGAVEVIGMPGSGSSFILDGSERHTLWVDYFPERGETPEDFTEARCVERIRSAIGDPAIDVTFVNARFFPINHKLAERFREGRVFLAGDAAHACPPNGGQGGNLAIQDAYDLSWRLALVLTGQAGPGLLDTYETERRPVVDITLRREVELAKISEGRVPASYNPADPDAPVPMPKEYLGFRYRSHAVRIEADDDGSRQEDPWNPTGRPGGRAPHVALTDGPREVSTHDLFGRGFVLLAGHDAPRWVAAAEKVARDLGVVLDAHRIGDRFIDSGSLWCDRYGVEPTGATLVRPDAVVAWRSKTAAGDPEGDLTEALTAILTR, from the coding sequence ATGTCAGTCCAGCGCGTGCCCGTACTCGTCGTCGGCGGTGCCTACACCGGGCTCACCACCGCCTTGAGCCTTGCCGCCCGCGGCGTGCCGCCGCTTCTGGTGGAGCGGCGGCCGGCCCCCTCCACGCTGCCGAAGGCCTGGGGGCTCAACACCCGTTCGCAGGAGCTGCTCAACACGCTGCCCGGCGTGGCGCGGCGAATCCGCGCCGCCATCGCCGACGCGCAGTGGCCCCGTATGAGCCACGGCCTGAGCCTGGCCGACCCGGAGCGGCGCTACCTCGACCCGCCGACCGAGCCCGACCCGCAGGAGCTGTCGTCGGTGCCGCCGCTGGCCTGGGTATCCCAGGCGCAGGTCGAGGCCATCCTGCGGGCCGGCGCGGAGGAGGCCGGCGCCGACGTACGCTCCGGCACCGAGATGGTCGCGCTCACCCAGGACGAGGAGAAGGTCACCGCGACACTGCGCGAGGCGGCCACCGGCCGCGAGTACCTGGTCGAGGCGGACTACCTGGTGGCGGCGGACGGGAACACCAGCCCCACCCGGGACATGCTCGGCATCGCCGTCGAGGGCAGCGGAGTCATCGGCCACATGTACATCCTCACCTTCCGGGCCGACCTGACGCGTTACGTGAAGCCGGGCGCGGTCGAGGTCATCGGCATGCCCGGCAGCGGGTCCAGCTTCATCCTGGACGGCTCCGAGCGGCACACCCTGTGGGTCGACTACTTCCCCGAACGCGGCGAGACGCCGGAGGACTTCACCGAGGCGCGCTGCGTGGAGCGGATCCGCAGCGCCATCGGCGACCCCGCGATCGACGTCACCTTCGTCAACGCCCGCTTCTTCCCGATCAACCACAAGCTCGCCGAGCGCTTCCGCGAGGGCCGGGTCTTCCTGGCAGGCGACGCCGCGCACGCCTGCCCGCCCAACGGTGGCCAGGGCGGCAACCTCGCCATCCAGGACGCCTACGACCTGTCCTGGCGGCTCGCGCTGGTGCTCACCGGCCAGGCGGGACCCGGCCTGCTGGACACCTACGAGACCGAGCGGCGCCCCGTCGTCGACATCACGCTGCGGCGCGAGGTCGAACTGGCGAAGATCTCCGAGGGCCGGGTGCCCGCCAGCTACAACCCGGCCGACCCCGACGCCCCCGTCCCGATGCCCAAGGAATACCTGGGCTTCCGCTACCGCTCCCACGCGGTCCGCATCGAGGCGGACGACGACGGCAGCCGCCAGGAGGACCCGTGGAATCCCACCGGACGCCCGGGCGGACGGGCCCCGCACGTCGCCCTCACCGACGGCCCGCGGGAGGTGTCCACCCACGACCTCTTCGGCCGCGGTTTCGTGCTCCTGGCCGGCCACGACGCCCCGCGCTGGGTCGCCGCCGCCGAGAAGGTCGCCCGTGACCTGGGGGTCGTCCTGGACGCGCACCGGATCGGCGACCGCTTCATCGACAGCGGCAGCCTCTGGTGCGACCGCTACGGCGTCGAGCCGACCGGCGCCACGCTGGTGCGCCCCGACGCCGTCGTCGCCTGGCGCAGCAAGACCGCCGCGGGCGATCCTGAGGGCGACCTCACGGAAGCCCTGACCGCGATCCTGACCCGCTGA